Part of the Mycolicibacterium mageritense genome is shown below.
TGCTGATGTACGGGTCGACGATGTTCCTGGTCCAGATCATCGACGAGTACCACAGCGATCCCGCACTGTGGACCACCGCCGGAATCGAACACGGCAGCCTGGCGCTGGCGGCAGGCACGTCGACCGCAGGCAGCCTCATCGGATGGCTGCAGACCGTGACGGGTGGCGCGTCGTTCGAGGAGTTGATGGCCGAGGCGCAAGCCGTGCCGCCCGGCAGCGAGGGGCTGCTGGTGTTGCCGTATCTGGCGGGCGAACGCACTCCCGTGTTCGACCCGCAGGCGCGCGGCGTGGTGGCCGGACTGACCCTGCGGCACAGCCGCGGCCACCTGTTCCGGGCCGCGTACGAGGGAATTTCGTTCGGCATCCGCCAGATCCTCGAGCGGTTCGACGATGCCCATCACGCCACCAGGACCGTCGCGGTCGGCGGCGGGTTGCGCAGCCCGATCTGGGCCCAGGCGCTCAGCGACATCACCGGGCGTCCGCAACTGGTGCCCGAGCAGGCCATCGGTGCCAGCTATGGTGACGCCTTGCTGGCGGCGATCGGCGTCGGGCTGGTGCCGCCGGACACGGACTGGGCGAAGATCGCCACGGAGATCAAACCGAACGCGGACAACCGCGCGCTCTACGACGATCTGTACGCCACGTGGCAGGAGTTGTACCCCGCCACGCGCGAGCAGGTGCACCGGCTGGCACGTCAACCCATCGTGTAGCCACCGTCGACGGGAATGTCGACGCCGTTGACCATGCTTGCCGCATCCGAGGCCAGCCACACCACGGCGTCGGACACTTCGTGGGGAACCGCGAAGCGGCCCAGCGGGATTCGGGCGATCATCGGGGCCGCCTTGGCCTCCTCACCCCACACCCGCTGTCCCATCTCGGTGAGCACGACGGTGGGGCACACCGAGTTGGCCCGGATCCCGTGCGGTCCGAGTTCGCGAGCCAGCACCTTGGTGGCCATCACGAGCCCGGCCTTCGACGCGCAGTACGCGTAGTGGTCGGGCAGCGGCGCCAGCGCGGCCGCCGAGGCGACCGTGACTATGGCCCCACCTGTGCCCGCGGCGACCATGTCGGCCCCGACCGCGGCCGCCAGCAGTGCGGGGGCGCGCAGGTTGACGGCGATGGTCGCGTCGAACAAGGCCGGGTCGGTGTCGATCACGGGTTGCGGATGTGAGATGCCGGCGTTGTTGACCAGGATGTCCAGCCCACCGAACGCTGCGGCCGCGGCCTTTGCGAGCCCGGCCGGGCCCTGCGGCTGCGCGAGATCGGCTGCCACGGCGTGCACGTCGACGCCGAACTCGTCTGCCAGGGTGGACTGCGCCGCGTCCAGCTCGCCGGTGTCCCGGCCGCTGAGCACCAGCCGGGCACCCGCGGCGGCGAATGCCCGCGCGATGTCGGCACCGATGCCCTTGGTGGCCCCGGTGATCAGGGCCCGCTTGCCGTCGAGTCGCAGCGCCCCGCTGTAGCGGGGTTCGTGCGCGTTGGTCATACCGACTCCGTACTCTCCAGGATCGCGGTGGCCGTTGCGGGATCGGTCACCAGTTGATTGAAATATCCGCCGCGGGCGCCCGCGATGATCGAGTCGACCTTGTCCTTGCCGATGGCCACCGCGATGGTGACCGGAACATGGCGCAGCGCTTCGAGTTCCACCGCGATCAGCCGGTCGCTGCCGTCGAATTCGACGGCCTCACCGTCCCGGTCGAAGAACCGCGAACACACGTCACCGACCGCGGCGCGCAGCGAACTCGACTCGGTGGGGACGAACTGTGGGATGTCCGAACGCATCAGCGGCGGTGCGCCGACACCCATCAGCGCGCACCGCGCCCGCGGCCACAGGTGCAGCACCCGCTGGATGCTCGGGTCGTTCAGGAGCGACGGGTACAGGTCGGGGCCCGGCAACGCGGGCGCGAACAGGTAGTTCGGCCTGCCGTTGACCCGATTGGCCACCAGCCGCGTGATCTCGTTGGTCTGATACCACTCTTCGGGCTGATCGTTGCCACCCACGGTCGGTGCCACCAGGACACCCGGAAGGTCGACGAGTTCATACTGGGCGACCTCGTACACCGTGCGACCCGACGACACGAGGAGCACATCGCCGGGCAGCAGTCCCGCCGCGGCCAACGCCCGGCCGACAGCCGGCGCCAGCGCGCCGCCCATGACGTCGACCGCAGACCGGCCGGGGCCCGGAGTGGGGAGGGCATGGCTGATGTACACGGTGTTCAACGCGAGCGCCCTGGTTAGCTGATCGGCCACGTCGCCCGCACCGACTTCTGCCGGTGGCACCACTTCGATTCTGACGATCCCTCGGCGTTTCGCTTCTGCCAGTAGCCGACTGACCGTCGCGCGACTGGTTCCGAGCTGGGCCGCGACATCGGCCTGCGTGGCGTCCTCGTTGTAGTACATCTTTGCTGCTGCGTACAGCAACGAGGCCGGGAAGTGGCCGGCTTCGGTGTCGGGGGATGGACCGTCGACACCGGCCGAGGAGGGTGGCTGCGCGGACCGGGGCACGTCACGAGTATGGCACTGAACATCTGTTCACGGTCAATATTCGCTGAACAATTGTTCTGGACATATGTGCATACGTTGGTTAATGTGACTGCAACCACAGTGCGAAAGGTGTCAGCGGTGTCCGATCTCAAATCCGGTCAGGTTCCCGAAAAGATGCAGGCAGTCGTGTGTCACGGCCCCCATGACTACCGCCTCGAGGAGGTCGCGGTTCCGCAACGCGGCCCCGGTGAGGCACTGATCCGCGTCGAAGCGGTCGGCATCTGCGCCAGTGACCTGAAGTGCTACCACGGCGCGGCCAAGTTCTGGGGCGACGAGAACCGCCCGGCCTGGGCCGAGACCATGGTGATCCCCGGCCACGAGTTCGTCGGCCGGGTCGTGGAACTCGACGACGAGGCCGCGACACGATGGGGCATCGCGGTCGGCGACCGCGTGGTGTCCGAGCAGATCGTGCCGTGCTGGGAATGCCGATTCTGCAAGCGCGGCCAATACCACATGTGCCAGCCGCACGACCTCTACGGTTTCAAGCGCCGCACCCCCGGCGCCATGGCCAGCTACATGGTGTACCCGGCAGAAGCCTTGGTGCACAAGGTGTCCGCGGACATCCCGCCCGCCCATGCGGCGTTCGCCGAGCCGTTGTCGTGCGCGCTGCACGCCGTCGAGCGGGCGCAGATCACGTTTGAGGACACCGTCGTCGTGGCCGGCTGCGGCCCGATCGGCCTGGGCATGATCGCCGGTGCGAAGTCGAAGAACCCGATGCGGGTCATCGCGCTGGATCTGGCGCCCGAGAAGCTCAAGCTCGCCGAGAAGTGCGGTGCCGATCTCACCATCAACATCGCCGAACAGAATGCCGAGCAGATCGTCAAGGAACTCACCGACGGTTACGGCGCCGACGTGTACCTGGAGGGCACGGGGCACACCTCGGCCGTACCGCAAGGACTGAACCTGCTGCGCAAGCTCGGCCGCTACGTCGAGTACGGCGTCTTCGGCAGCGACGTCACGGTCGACTGGAGCATCATCAGCGACGACAAGGAGCTGGACGTGCTGGGCGCCCACCTCGGCCCGTACTGCTGGCCCGCCGCCATCAAGATGATCGAATCCGGAATCCTGCCGATGGACGAGATCTGCACCCACCAGTTGCCGCTCACCGAGTTCCAGAAGGGCCTCGATCTGGTGGCCAGCGGGAAGGAATCGGTCAAGGTCTCCCTGATCCCCGCATAGGCGAAGGTCGCATTCCATGACACGAGAATTTCAGCCCGGCCTCGGCGAACGACGACTGTCGCGGCGAAACATGTTGGCCGCCATGGGCCTTGCCGGCGCTGCGGCGGTGAGCCTGCCCGTACTGAGTGCGTGCGGCGTCGGCGGACGGATCTCGGCCCCCAACGGTGCCTCGGACGTCAGCGGTGGTTTCGACTGGCGCAAGGCAGCCGGATCCACCATCAACATCCTGCAGACCCCGCATCCGTACCAGCAGTCGTATCAGCCGTTGCTCAAAGAGTTCACGGAGCTGACCGGGATCACGGTCAACGTCGACCTGGTGCCGGAAGCGGACTACTTCACCAAACTCAACACCGAATTGGCAGGCGGCACGGGCAAACACGACGCGTTCATGCTCGGCGCCTACTTCATCTGGCAGTACGGCCCGCCGGGCTGGATCGAGGATCTCGGTCCCTGGCTGCAGAATTCGTCGGCGACCGGACCCGATTACGACTTCGAGGACATCTTCGAGGGCCTGCGGACGTCGACCCGGTGGGATTTCACGCTGGGTCATCCGCTGGGTACCGGCGGGCAGTGGGCGATCCCGTGGGGCTTCGAGAACAACGTCGTCGCCTACAACAAGAAGTACTTCGACGCGCACGGGATCAAGAAGTTGCCGGACAACTTCGACGATTTCATCCAGCTCGCGATCGACCTGACCGACCGGTCGCAGAACCGCTACGGCATCGCGACCCGAGGCTCCAAGTCGTGGGCGACCATTCACCCGGGGTTCATGACGCAATACGTGCGTGAGGGCGCCGTGGACTACACGTTCAACGGCACCGAGCTGGTCGCCGAGATGGACAGCGACAAGGCGGTCGCCTACACCAAGAAGTGGATCGAGATGCAGCACAAGGCCGGTCCCACGTCGTGGACCACCTACGACTATCCGAACGCCACCGGTGATCTGGGCGACGGCAAGGCCATGATGGTCTACGACGCGGACAGCGCGACGTACCCGAAGAACAAGCCCGGCGCGAGCGCCGAGGCAGGCAACCTCGGGTGGTATCCGGGCCCGGCCGGCCCGGACGGCAACTACAAGACCAACCTGTGGACGTGGAGTTGGGCGATGAACTCCATGTCGAAGAACAAGCTGCCGGCCTGGCTGTTCATCCAGTGGGCCACCGGCAAGGATTCGATGAACCAGGCCGTCGAGGGCGGCATCTACGCCGACCCGGTCCGAAAGTCGGTGTTCGACACCACGTTCAAACGCATCGCGGCCGACCAATACGGCTACCTCGACGCATTCGAGACCGTGATCGGGCAGTCCAAGATCCAGTTCACGCCGCAGACCAAGTTCTTCGACACCACCAAGGACTGGGCGGTCGCACTGCAGGACATCTACGGCGGCGACGACGCGGCTTCCCGGCTGCGCAGCTTGGCCAAGACCAACACCTCCAAGGTCAACCTCTAGGAGCCGGCCACCATGACAACGCAGACATCCAAGGCCCCCGCGGGCCCAGGCGAACAGGCCGCCGAGCGCACTGCCCGAGCCCTGCCCGAGGTACCCGCCTGGCGTCGCCGCCTGCGGCCCTACCTGTTGTCGATTCCCGCACTGGTCATCGTCATCGGCATCCTGTACCCGTTCGTGGTCGGTGCCTACTACGCCTTCCTCAACTACGCAGCGGTCAATCCCGATCCGCACTTCGTGTGGTTCGACAACTTCAAATCGGTTCTGGGCGACCAGATCTTCTGGCAGAGCGTCAAGGTCACGGTGATCTTCGCGATCGTCGCGACCGGTATCGAGACGGTGCTCGGGGTTGGCCTGGCGCTGCTGCTCAACCGGTCGTCGATGATCGGCAAACTGTTCGAGAAGGTGCTGATCCTCCCGCTGATGATCGCGCCGGTCATCGCAGGCGTGATCTGGAAGCTGATGTTCAACCCGCAGTTCGGCATCCTCAACCACGTTCTCGGACTGGGCAACACGTTCGACTGGCTGTCGTCCACCAACGCGCTGTGGTCGGTGATCCTCGTCGACCTGTGGATCTTCACGCCGTTCGTCGCGATCCTGGTGCTGGCCGGCATCCGGTCGCTGCCCAAGGAGCCGTTCGAGGCATCAGAGGTGGACGGTGCCAACTGGTTCTACATGTTCCGCAAGCTCATGCTGCCGATGCTGTGGCCCTACATCCTGGTCGCGGTCATCTTCCGGTTCATGGACAACCTCAAGGTGTTCGACCACATCTACGTGCTGACCGCGGGTGGCCCCGGCGTCGCGACCCGCACGCTGCAGATCGGCGCCTTCGAGGACTCCATCATCAACCTCGACTACTCCCGTGGCAGCACATACATGCTGCTGCTCTGGATCATCGTGTTCATCACCGCGCGCTACCTGGTGAGCGTGCTGGGCAAGGCGCAGCGCCGAGCTGCCGGAGCGGAGTCCTGACCCATGGCCCTCTTCAACAGAACCGAACTCCTGCCGGGCCAGAAGCGGCTGTCGATCGGATCGGTCACCGCAGACATCGGTCTGGTGTTCTGGTTCGTCTTCTCGCTGTTCCCCATCTTCTGGATGGTCATGCTCGCGCTGAAGAACGCCGAACAGCAGACCACCACGTACTTCTCGTTCAGCCCGACGTGGTCGAACTTCGCCACGGTGCTCTCCGACAAGGGCACGCAGATGACCAGCGTCGACTTCAAGGCGTCACTGCTGACGAGTCTGCTCAACTGCGGTGGCGCGGTGATCGTGTCGCTGGTGATCGGCATCCCGGCCGCCTACGCGGCCGGCCGCTGGAAGTTCCGCGGCAGTGAAGACCTCATGTTCAACATGCTGTCGTTCCGGTTCGCGCCCGAGCTGATGGTGATCGTGCCGTTGTTCGTGATCTACAACCAGATCGGCCTGTTCGACACCAAGGTCGGCATGATCTGGGTGCTGCAGCTGGTCACCATGCCGCTCGTGGTGTGGATCCTGCGGTCGTACTTCCAGGATCTGCCGGAGGATCTCGAGCACGCCGCACTGCTCGACGGCTACACGCGGCGGCGCGCGTTCCTGATGGTCGCGTTGCCGATCGTGCGGCCCGGCATCGCCGCCGCGGCGCTGCTCGCGTTCATCTTCGCGTGGAACAACTACGTGTTCCCGCTCATCCTCGCCGACACCAATGCCGGCACGGTGACGGTCGCGATCACCAAATTCCTCGGCGGCGGTGGGCAGGCGTACTACAACCTGACCGCCGCGGCCGCCATCATCGCCGCGCTCCCACCGTTGATCCTGGCTCTGACCATTCAGCGGTACCTGGTGCGCGGCCTGTCGTTCGGGGCGGTGAAAGCCTGATGGCAACAATCTCGATTGCCGATGTGCACAAGACATTCGGCAAGACCAGGGCCGTCAACGGTCTTTCGGTGGACATCACCGACGGCGAGTTCTTCGTGATCCTCGGCCCCAGCGGCGCCGGCAAGACCACCACACTGAAATCCGTTGCCGGGCTGATCGACATCGACTCGGGATCGGTCCACATCGGCGGCGTCGACGTCACCCGGGTGGAGCCATACCACCGCAATGTGGCGATGGCCTTCGAGAGCTACGCGCTGTACCCGCAGAAAACCGTTGCGGAGAACCTGGCGTCCCCCCTGAAATCGGGACGCACCGGCAAGTACTCCGAGCAGGAACGCGCGCAGCGCATCGACCAGGTGACCTCGACACTGGGAATCAACCACCTGCAGAAGCGGTTTCCGCGGGAACTGTCCAACGGGCAGCGGCAGCGCGTGGCCTTGGGCCGCGTGCTGGTGCGGCCTGCCGACGTGTACCTGCTCGACGAGCCGCTCAGCCACCTCGACGCCAAGCTGCGCGCCGCGATGCGTGCCGAGCTCAAGCAGCTCGGCGCGATGAGCAACACCACGACCATCTACGTGACCCACGACTATCAGGAGGCGTTGGCGCTCGGGGACCGTATCGCGGTGATGCGTGCGGGCACGCTGGTCCAGATCGGCACGCCCGAGGAGATCTGGCGCAGGCCCGCCGACACGTTCGTCGCCAAGGCGCTCGGTCAGCCGGAGATCAACCTGATCGACGGTGTGGTCGACGACAACCGGATCCAGCTGGGTGACGGCTCCTTCGGTGTCTCGATACCCGCGGGGCTCGACTGCGCACGTGGCGACCGCGTGCGAGTAGGGCTGCGGCCGTGTGACATCCACGTCACCGCGGGCCAGGGCGACCTGCGCGGCCGGGTGCTGCTGGCCGAACGGCTGGGCCGCAACGTCGAGCTGACCGTGGACATCGGCGGCACGCATCTGATCGTGCTCGCGTCGGGGCGGGAAGGCGTCGACGAAGGCGCCGAGGTCACCATGACGGTCGCCGATTCCGACATCCACGTGTTCGCGGCCGGTGAGGGCGACACCGCGCGACTCGGCCAACAGGATTCCGCATTGGAGGCGGCACAGTGACATCCACGGCAACCGCGGCGCCACCCGCGACGGCGCAGAGCCTGACCCTCACCAGCCTGGTCAAGACGTACTCGGCCCGCGGCCGGGAGAGCTTTCAGGCCGTCAAGGGCATCGACATGGCGATCGAGCCGGGTGAGCTGGTTGCGCTGCTCGGGCCGTCGGGCTGTGGCAAGACCACCACGCTGCGGATGATCGCCGGCCTGGAAACCGTGACGAGCGGGTCGATCCGCATCGGCGACCGCGAAGTGTCGCAGCTGCCCGCGGCCAAGCGGGGCATCGGAGTCGGGTTCGAGAGCTATGCGCTCTACCCGCCGATGTCGGTTCGGGAGAACCTGCTCTACGGCTTGAAGGCCCGCAAGGTCAAGGGCGCCGAACAGTTGGTCGCGGCCATCAGCCGCCGCCTCGAGATGGACGACATGCTCGACCTGCGTCCTGCCGGGTTGTCCAGTGGCCAGAAGCAGCGGGTCGCGCTCGCGCGGGCTTTGGTGCGCAACCCTCCGGTGCTGTTGCTCGACGAGCCGTTGAGCCACCTCGACGCGTCGGCCCGGCAGCGGGTGCGACGCGAATTGAAGGTGCTGCAACGGGAATTCGGCTACACCACCATCGTCGTCACGCACGACCAGGTCGAGGCGCTGTCGCTCGCCGACCGGCTCGCGGTGATGGACGCCGGGGTGGTGCAGCAGTTCGGCACACCCGACGAGGTGTTCGACGATCCGGCCAACCTGTTCGTGGCGCAGTTCGTCGGCGAACCGCAGATCAACGTGCTGCCCGGGGTCGCGCGCGTTGCCGACGGCCGTACCACGGTCGAAATCGGCTCCGGCTCAGGAGCCCTCGACACCGCGGTGACGGGAGTCGCCGACGGCACGCGCGTCACGGTCGGGATCCGGCCGCAGGACTGCGCGCTGCGAACCGACACCGCCGCCGCGGGCATTCGCACCACGGTGGCCTACTTCGAACACCTTTTGGAGTTCGGGCTGGCCACCAGCACGGTGTCCGGTGTCGAGGAAGGCATCGTCGTACAGACGCCTGCCGCCGAAAACTACGAACCAGAACAGAAGGTCGTCGTCACGGCACCGGCCGAACGCGTCTATCTGTTCGACAGCGATTCAGGGGAACGGCTGCGATGACCAAGCTCTTCAACGATCCGGCACGCTTCACCGAGGACATGCTCGTCGGATTCCTCGACGCGAACTCCCGGTACGTCAGCGGTGTACCAGGCGGCGTGGTGCGCGCGCACCGCACGCGGCCGGGCAAGGTCGCCGTGGTGATCGGCGGGGGATCGGGTCACTATCCCGCGTTCTGCGGGACGGTCGGCCCCGGATTCGCCGACGGCGCCGTCGTGGGCAACATCTTCACCTCGCCGTCGGCCGAAGAAGCCGCTTCGGTGGCACGCGCAGCCCACGGGGATGCCGGAGTGCTGCTCACCACCGGCAACTATGCGGGCGACGTGATGAACTTCGGTCTGGCGGTCACCCAACTGCGCAGCGAGGGCATCGATGCGCACTATTTCGCGGTGACCGATGACATTGCCAGCGCGCCGCGCGGCGAAGAAGCCAAACGACGCGGTATCGCAGGCGATTTCACCGTCTTCAAGTGCGCGAGTGCGGCCGCGGAGGACGGGCTGGACCTGGCGGGCGTCATCCGGGTCGCCGAGGCCGCCAATGCCGCCACCCGCACGCTGGGCGTGGCGTTCGACGGCTGCACACTGCCCGGTGCCGACCATCCACTGTTCACCGTGCCACAGGGTCACATGGGCCTGGGCCTGGGCATCCACGGGGAGCCTGGCGTCGCCGACGAGGCCATGCCGACCGCGGCGGGGCTGGCCGCGACACTCGTCGACGGTGTGCTTGCCGACCGGCCCGATGCCGCGGACAAGCGGATTGCGGTGATCCTCAACGGACTTGGCCGCACCAAGTACGAGGAACTGTTCGTGGTGTGGGGGGAGGCGTCGCGCCTGCTGCGCGAACGGGGCTACACCGTGGTCGAACCCGAGGTCGGTGAGCTCGTCACGAGCCTCGACATGGCGGGCTGCTCGTTGACCGTGATGTGGCTCGATGACGAACTGGAAAAGTACTGGACGGCCCCGGCCGACACCCCCGCATACAAGAAGGGCGCCGCGCAGCAACCGCAGTCCGGCGAACTCCGTTCTGCCGACGACAGTGAAAACCGCGCTACCGCAACACATGTGGCGGATCTGTCCGACGACGCGGGCCGCGCGGGCGGCCGGCTGGCTGCGCGAGCCCTCGGCGCGATGGCAGACGTGCTTGCCGATGCCGAAGACGAGCTCGGCCGCATCGACGCGGTCGCAGGCGACGGCGACCACGGGCGCGGCATGGTGAAGGGATCGTCGGCGGCGCGCGAAGCCGCGACCGCCGCGGTCGCCGAAGGGGCCGGTCAGGGCTCGGTGCTGACCGCGGCCGGAAAAGCCTGGGCCGCCAAGGCCGGCGGCACGTCGGGAGTGCTGTGGGGCGCGCTGCTCACCGCGCTCGGCACCCGGCTCGGCGACACCGGTACCCCGGACGGCAAGACGGTGGCGGCCGGCGTGCGCGACGGCTATGACGCGCTCATCCAGCTGGGCGGCGCGGCGCCGGGGGACAAGACCATGCTCGACGCGTTGCTGCCGTTCGTCGAGGAGCTGCAACGCCGAGTCTCCGACGGCCAGAGCTGGCAGGAGGCATGGGCGGCGGCAGCCCAGACCGCGACGGAGGCTGCGCGCGCGACCGCGGACCTGCGGCCGAAGGTCGGCCGGGCCCGGCCGCTCGCCGAACGCAGCATCGGCACGCCGGATGCCGGTGCCACCTCACTGGCGTTGTGCGCCCGCACCGTCGCCGACTGCATCACTGCCACCCGATCAGGAGAAAACCAATGACGCTGCGCGTTGTCGTCGGCTCGGACGATGCCGGATATGAATACAAGGAAGCCCTCAAGGGTGATCTCGCCGCCGATCAGCGGGTCGCCGAGGTCATCGACGTCGGGGTCGGCGCCGACGAGGACACCGCCTACCCGCACGTCGCGGTGGCCGCGGCCCGGCTGGTTGCCGAGGGCAAGGCCGACCGCGCGTTGCTGGTCTGCGGCACGGGCCTGGGGGTGGCGATCAGCGCCAACAAGGTGCCCGGCATCCGGGCCGTCACCGCGCACGACAGCTTCTCGGTGGAACGTTCGGTGCTGTCCAACAACGCCCAGGTGCTGTGCTTCGGGCAGCGCGTCGTAGGCCTGGAACTGGCGCGCCGGCTGGCCCGCGAGTGGCTCGGCTACGAGTTCGATCCGTCCAGCAAGTCGGCCGACAAGGTCGAGGCCATCTGCGGTTACGAGCCGGCGGACCGCTAGCGCGGCCGGGATGTTTGCCCGGCCGCGGCACGGGTAACCCGTCATCTCGTGGCCGATCATGATCGCTCGTTGTGTGCTGACCTCCTTCAAGAGCTGTTGTGGGCGTACGGGCCGTGCGGGCAGGAGCATGCGGTCCGGGAGGTCTGCAGTCGCGAACTGAGGCCGTGTGTCGACGACATGTGGGTGGATGCGGCCGGCAACCTGATCGGGCTGATTCGCGGGCGGGACGAGGATGCGCCCGCCACGCGGGTGATCGCACACATGGATGAGCTGTCGATGCTCGTCAAGCGTGTCGAACCGGACGGCACACTGCGGCTGACCCCGTTGGGCACCATGTACCCGGCCAATTTCGGCCTCGGGCCGGTTGCGGTGCTCGGCAACCAGGAGACCTTCTGCTGCGTCCTGGCGCTCGGATCCGAGCACACGACGCAAGAGAGTCAACGGATCTGGGCGACAAAGCCAGACCAGGGCGACAAGGCGCTCGACTGGCCCGACGTGTACGTGTTCACGGGCCGCACGCCCGAAGAACTGACCGATGCAGGCGTCGGCCCGGGCACCCGCGTGTGCATCGACCGCAGCAAGCGCACGCTGATCGAGATCGGCGACTACGTCGGCTGTTACTTCATGGACGACCGCGCAGCAGTCACGGTGCTGCTGCAGACCGCGCGCAGGTTGCACACGGATGGCAACCGCCCGGCGAGCGATGTCTACCTGGTGTTCAGCACCAGCGAGGAGATCGGTGGTGTCGGGGCGTCGTACGCATGTAAGTCCCTGCCCGGCGAGCTGACCCTCGCCCTCGAGGTCGGCCCGACCGAAGCCGAGTACGGCACCACGGTCACGGGCGGCCCGATCGTCGCCTACAGCGATGCGCAGGCCGTGTACGACAAGGACGTCGCCGACCGGCTGATGGAGATCGCGACGAAGTTGGATCTCGCACCGCAGGCCGCGGTGTTGGGCGCGTTCGAGTCCGACGCGTCGCACGCCAAGTCCACCGGCGCCAGCCCACGGGCCGGGCTGCTGTGCCTGCCGACGCTGAGCACGCATGGCTACGAAGTGATCTCGCGCACAGCCATTCCCGCGGCAACCGATGTGCTCGTCGAGTTTCTCGGCTAACCGGCGCTACTCCTGAACACCACCCAACGCATCGCGCTGTACATGTACACGGCTTCACACGCACCCGCTACGATCCGCGCGAGGTGATACTCGACGCCCCAGGCGGCCAGAGCACTCGACACACCCAGGATGAACGCCAGGTAGTTCACGATCACGACCACGACGTACACCGTCATCTGCGGGCCGACGGCGGCGTGCGAACGGAAGTTGAAGATTCGGTTGAGGACGTAAGCCAATCCGAACGCGCAGGCATACCCCACGGTCACGGCCACCGGCAGCGGTGCGCCGAGTCCACCGTGCAGCGCCGTGAGAATGGCCAGGTCGACTCCGAAAGTGAAGCCGTTGATCAGCACGAAGCCCAGAAAGGTCGGCGCGACAACGGCTTTGAGACCGAACGGGAGGCAGGCTACGACGCCGACGCATAGCCGGTGGAACCGCTCCACGGGCGGCACCGGACTGGGTTCGACCCGCACACCCCGCAGGCTGCCACGTCTGGGTGTCCCGAAGGTGAGCGCGACACGAACAGCGGGATGCCGCCGGACCTCAAGGCCTCTCGGAACCGAGAACCGCCCAGCTGCCGGGCGGCGCGTACCGCAGTAGAGCGCTGAGCCCCGCGTCGTCGAACGAACTGCGCACGTTCTCAAGGGATTCGCTGTAGAGCGACCAGCCCTCGCAATGGACGGGGACGACGATCGACGCACCGAGCAGCTCGGCGACGGCGGTGGCCCGGTCGGCTGTCAACGTCAAGGGACGCCCCGCGTTCTTCGCAGCGACCCGCG
Proteins encoded:
- the derI1 gene encoding D-erythrulose 4-phosphate isomerase DerI1 is translated as MTLRVVVGSDDAGYEYKEALKGDLAADQRVAEVIDVGVGADEDTAYPHVAVAAARLVAEGKADRALLVCGTGLGVAISANKVPGIRAVTAHDSFSVERSVLSNNAQVLCFGQRVVGLELARRLAREWLGYEFDPSSKSADKVEAICGYEPADR
- a CDS encoding ABC transporter ATP-binding protein; the encoded protein is MATISIADVHKTFGKTRAVNGLSVDITDGEFFVILGPSGAGKTTTLKSVAGLIDIDSGSVHIGGVDVTRVEPYHRNVAMAFESYALYPQKTVAENLASPLKSGRTGKYSEQERAQRIDQVTSTLGINHLQKRFPRELSNGQRQRVALGRVLVRPADVYLLDEPLSHLDAKLRAAMRAELKQLGAMSNTTTIYVTHDYQEALALGDRIAVMRAGTLVQIGTPEEIWRRPADTFVAKALGQPEINLIDGVVDDNRIQLGDGSFGVSIPAGLDCARGDRVRVGLRPCDIHVTAGQGDLRGRVLLAERLGRNVELTVDIGGTHLIVLASGREGVDEGAEVTMTVADSDIHVFAAGEGDTARLGQQDSALEAAQ
- a CDS encoding M42 family metallopeptidase, whose protein sequence is MADHDRSLCADLLQELLWAYGPCGQEHAVREVCSRELRPCVDDMWVDAAGNLIGLIRGRDEDAPATRVIAHMDELSMLVKRVEPDGTLRLTPLGTMYPANFGLGPVAVLGNQETFCCVLALGSEHTTQESQRIWATKPDQGDKALDWPDVYVFTGRTPEELTDAGVGPGTRVCIDRSKRTLIEIGDYVGCYFMDDRAAVTVLLQTARRLHTDGNRPASDVYLVFSTSEEIGGVGASYACKSLPGELTLALEVGPTEAEYGTTVTGGPIVAYSDAQAVYDKDVADRLMEIATKLDLAPQAAVLGAFESDASHAKSTGASPRAGLLCLPTLSTHGYEVISRTAIPAATDVLVEFLG
- a CDS encoding GtrA family protein; this translates as MRVEPSPVPPVERFHRLCVGVVACLPFGLKAVVAPTFLGFVLINGFTFGVDLAILTALHGGLGAPLPVAVTVGYACAFGLAYVLNRIFNFRSHAAVGPQMTVYVVVVIVNYLAFILGVSSALAAWGVEYHLARIVAGACEAVYMYSAMRWVVFRSSAG
- the derK gene encoding D-erythrulose 4-kinase, with the protein product MTKLFNDPARFTEDMLVGFLDANSRYVSGVPGGVVRAHRTRPGKVAVVIGGGSGHYPAFCGTVGPGFADGAVVGNIFTSPSAEEAASVARAAHGDAGVLLTTGNYAGDVMNFGLAVTQLRSEGIDAHYFAVTDDIASAPRGEEAKRRGIAGDFTVFKCASAAAEDGLDLAGVIRVAEAANAATRTLGVAFDGCTLPGADHPLFTVPQGHMGLGLGIHGEPGVADEAMPTAAGLAATLVDGVLADRPDAADKRIAVILNGLGRTKYEELFVVWGEASRLLRERGYTVVEPEVGELVTSLDMAGCSLTVMWLDDELEKYWTAPADTPAYKKGAAQQPQSGELRSADDSENRATATHVADLSDDAGRAGGRLAARALGAMADVLADAEDELGRIDAVAGDGDHGRGMVKGSSAAREAATAAVAEGAGQGSVLTAAGKAWAAKAGGTSGVLWGALLTALGTRLGDTGTPDGKTVAAGVRDGYDALIQLGGAAPGDKTMLDALLPFVEELQRRVSDGQSWQEAWAAAAQTATEAARATADLRPKVGRARPLAERSIGTPDAGATSLALCARTVADCITATRSGENQ
- a CDS encoding ABC transporter ATP-binding protein, with translation MTSTATAAPPATAQSLTLTSLVKTYSARGRESFQAVKGIDMAIEPGELVALLGPSGCGKTTTLRMIAGLETVTSGSIRIGDREVSQLPAAKRGIGVGFESYALYPPMSVRENLLYGLKARKVKGAEQLVAAISRRLEMDDMLDLRPAGLSSGQKQRVALARALVRNPPVLLLDEPLSHLDASARQRVRRELKVLQREFGYTTIVVTHDQVEALSLADRLAVMDAGVVQQFGTPDEVFDDPANLFVAQFVGEPQINVLPGVARVADGRTTVEIGSGSGALDTAVTGVADGTRVTVGIRPQDCALRTDTAAAGIRTTVAYFEHLLEFGLATSTVSGVEEGIVVQTPAAENYEPEQKVVVTAPAERVYLFDSDSGERLR